From the Cryptomeria japonica chromosome 2, Sugi_1.0, whole genome shotgun sequence genome, one window contains:
- the LOC131053750 gene encoding subtilisin-like protease SBT1.7, with protein sequence MANPSFFAVALFVFLFALSTTVSEEIRTAYIVHMSKSMKPLHFTLHKHWYTSLINKVTSGSDDRSRLLYTYDKVLHGFAAKLSSAEAAALESMDDCLAVIPSSVRQIHTTHSPQFLGLGGPNNILWPPSQHGKDVIVGVIDSGIWPESESFDDRSLGPVPAEWKGVCQSGEMFNSSHCNRKIIGARYFFKGYEATIGKLGKSEIKSARDTDGHGTHCASTAAGSAVGGVSFNGFANGTAIGMAPQARLAVYKVLWANQADDCDVAAAMEMAIAEGVDIISMSIGHRDINLPFYQDSYAIGAFKAMRKGVSVSFSASNNGPVDSTITNTAPWVITVGASSMDRRFPATVTLGNLEIYRGSSLSKAGQVTQQLPLVYISQNKSTMTCGSGLDPSMVKGKIVLCDLVLNNPYINSTEAALQQAVGLVNEVSTVAKEVGVTAIILASDRYWGALEWVDSYDLPFISVSFSVGERIKRYINSTLKPTAVIKPKGLTVAGKAIRAPLVASFSARGPSLVFPDILKPDLIAPGVNILAAYTGGGYKLESGTSMSCPHVSGLAALIRSVHPSWSPAAIKSALMTSAYVHDNRNQPIRDAFTMEAASPFALGAGHVNPVAAIDPGFVYDMGPPDYIQFLCSLNYTTKQIGLLMEDHVISCPVSNTSEEIADLNYPSFSLLFNSTNSTKLGQVVRTRTVTNVGAAHSTYKVRVKRPSGIKIRVEPRVLEFTEKNEKLQFRVRFESVVIGKGGDKMFGEIAWECVRGGTHVVRSPIVVVRQGN encoded by the coding sequence ATGGCCAATCCCTCTTTCTTTGCCGTtgccctttttgtctttctttttgcaTTAAGTACAACTGTGTCCGAGGAGATAAGGACAGCATATATTGTTCATATGAGTAAGTCAATGAAACCTCTCCATTTTACGCTTCATAAGCACTGGTATACTTCTCTTATCAATAAGGTTACTTCAGGTTCAGATGACAGGAGCCGCTTGCTATACACATATGATAAAGTTCTCCATGGATTTGCTGCCAAGCTAAGCAGTGCAGAGGCTGCAGCATTAGAGAGCATGGATGACTGCTTGGCCGTAATTCCATCATCTGTCCGGCAAATCCATACCACCCATTCACCGCAGTTTTTGGGTCTGGGAGGCCCTAATAACATTTTGTGGCCGCCGTCGCAGCACGGCAAAGATGTGATTGTGGGTGTGATCGACAGCGGAATATGGCCTGAGAGCGAAAGCTTCGATGATAGAAGCCTGGGACCTGTACCTGCAGAATGGAAGGGCGTATGCCAAAGTGGGGAGATGTTCAATTCCTCTCACTGCAACAGGAAAATCATTGGAGCTCGCTATTTCTTCAAAGGCTACGAAGCAACGATCGGTAAACTTGGTAAAAGCGAGATCAAATCTGCGAGAGACACGGACGGCCATGGAACACACTGTGCTTCGACTGCTGCGGGGTCGGCTGTGGGTGGCGTGAGTTTCAATGGCTTCGCCAATGGAACGGCCATAGGGATGGCTCCTCAGGCCAGATTGGCCGTTTATAAGGTCCTCTGGGCTAATCAAGCCGATGACTGCGACGTAGCTGCCGCCATGGAAATGGCCATTGCAGAGGGCGTGGATATAATTTCTATGTCCATTGGCCATAGGGATATAAATTTGCCGTTTTACCAGGATTCCTACGCCATTGGAGCATTTAAAGCCATGCGGAAGGGCGTCTCTGTTTCGTTTTCAGCCAGCAACAATGGACCTGTTGATTCTACTATCACCAATACGGCACCTTGGGTAATTACAGTTGGGGCCAGCAGTATGGACAGGCGATTCCCCGCCACTGTTACACTAGGTAATCTTGAGATCTACAGAGGTTCCTCTCTTTCTAAAGCTGGCCAAGTAACTCAACAATTGCCTCTCGTCTATATATCTCAAAACAAAAGCACCATGACCTGCGGCTCAGGTCTCGATCCCAGCATGGTCAAAGGTAAAATTGTGCTGTGTGATCTTGTGTTGAATAACCCTTACATTAATTCCACAGAGGCCGCTCTGCAACAAGCAGTTGGTCTTGTGAACGAAGTTTCAACAGTAGCGAAAGAAGTTGGGGTAACTGCAATCATCTTGGCCAGTGACAGATATTGGGGAGCGCTCGAATGGGTTGACAGTTATGATCTGCCTTTTATTAGTGTGAGTTTTTCAGTTGGAGAGAGAATCAAAAGATACATAAACAGTACCCTTAAACCCACTGCCGTCATAAAGCCAAAAGGATTGACAGTGGCGGGAAAGGCAATAAGAGCTCCTCTGGTGGCTTCCTTTTCTGCGAGGGGGCCAAGCCTTGTGTTTCCAGATATTCTCAAACCGGATTTAATTGCTCCAGGTGTCAACATATTGGCAGCGTATACGGGAGGAGGATATAAGCTCGAGTCGGGGACATCAATGTCGTGTCCCCACGTAAGCGGCCTTGCAGCGCTCATACGAAGCGTTCATCCTTCCTGGAGTCCCGCCGCCATTAAATCGGCCCTCATGACGTCTGCTTACGTCCACGACAATAGAAATCAGCCCATCAGAGATGCTTTCACAATGGAAGCTGCAAGTCCTTTCGCTTTGGGCGCAGGGCATGTAAATCCAGTGGCTGCCATTGATCCGGGGTTCGTCTACGACATGGGGCCTCCTGATTACATTCAATTTCTCTGTAGTCTCAACTATACAACCAAACAGATCGGTCTTCTGATGGAGGACCACGTAATCTCCTGTCCTGTATCAAATACTTCGGAAGAGATAGCCGATCTCAATTACCCatctttctctcttctcttcaaCTCTACCAATTCCACCAAATTAGGTCAAGTTGTGAGAACAAGAACGGTAACAAACGTGGGTGCCGCCCATTCGACCTATAAAGTCCGGGTGAAAAGGCCTTCTGGCATTAAAATACGTGTTGAACCGAGGGTATTGGAGTTCACAGAGAAGAATGAGAAGCTTCAGTTTCGTGTAAGATTTGAGAGTGTGGTGATTGGAAAAGGTGGAGATAAAATGTTTGGAGAGATTGCATGGGAATGTGTCCGAGGTGGAACGCATGTTGTTCGTAGTCCAATTGTTGTAGTGAGGCAAGGTAATTGA